AGATTACTTTGGGCTATATTTTTATAGACATAGATTAGTTTTATAACATGATAAAAGACTTATTCAGGGGGTATAAAATGAAAATAAAAAAAGATTATATTTTAAGAAATGTCGGGGATGAAACAGTGGTCGTACCGACTGGTGAAGAAGCGGTTAATTTTAATGGAATGATTTCGCTTAATGATTCAGGTAGACTCTTATTTGAAACACTCCAAAAAGAATCTACATATGAAGAACTTATTAACGTAATGACCAATCATTATAATG
This genomic window from Methanocalculus natronophilus contains:
- a CDS encoding PqqD family protein, with the translated sequence MIKDLFRGYKMKIKKDYILRNVGDETVVVPTGEEAVNFNGMISLNDSGRLLFETLQKESTYEELINVMTNHYN